In Heterodontus francisci isolate sHetFra1 chromosome 30, sHetFra1.hap1, whole genome shotgun sequence, a genomic segment contains:
- the hic1 gene encoding hypermethylated in cancer 1 protein isoform X1: MIIPRVSSPGWTEPQPPGGEMMPMLDTMEMPNHAKQLLLQLNRQRTKGFLCDVIIVVQNALFRAHKNILAASSVYLKSMVVHDNLVNLDPEMVSPGIFRTILDYIYTGRLNEADQSNEQNLGAILAAASYLQLPDLVALCKKKLKRNGTYFHIRTGFSSYGKLGRGLRTSTPVIQSCYSVASRLLDSQPLTPMHTINTHSGELYAPPAQGNRLHAQEMCLPDQASSQMLGLDLSKRSPLGPSVQQDEVHSADSRQTSPPASASLLTNGASYKEQPAVAVQPLERDEPMIHESGVFRNNLASEVKSRTESQEDVMSRWLKQEPLPHFVEECVREKAAKAERHEGKAEVPGKGRYPGLRCDEAEDEKSSSEDTSSDEPCPPGTIDRYHCSHISYEPEHFGDNLYVCIPCGKGFPSSEQLNAHVECHTEEDLFHKEVAVAEQSTPFLDKSNQSLGDMIRPYRCSTCEKSYKDPATLRQHEKTHWLTRPYPCSICGKKFTQRGTMTRHMRSHLGLKPFACEACGMRFTRQYRLTEHMRIHSGEKPYECQICGGKFAQQRNLISHMKMHTSDCKPKIDFADNVYPLAKFAAEHLGINQEKAAEILTQSSHLSNDSKILDSFSPP; this comes from the exons ATGATTATTCCGCGGGTCTCCAGCCCCGGGTGGACCGAGCCGCAGCCTCCAG GTGGCGAGATGATGCCGATGTTGGATACCATGGAGATGCCCAATCATGCCAAGCAGCTCCTACTGCAGCTCAACAGGCAGCGGACCAAAGGCTTCCTGTGTGATGTGATTATTGTGGTGCAGAACGCTCTCTTCCGAGCCCACAAGAACATCTTGGCCGCCAGCAGCGTCTACTTAAAATCCATGGTAGTTCATGACAACCTGGTGAACCTGGACCCGGAAATGGTCAGTCCTGGGATATTCCGGACTATCCTGGATTATATCTACACGGGAAGGTTGAACGAGGCTGATCAAAGTAACGAACAGAATCTGGGAGCTATTCTGGCGGCGGCCAGTTACCTGCAGTTACCGGATCTTGTGGCTCTTTGTAAGAAAAAGCTCAAACGCAACGGGACCTATTTCCATATCAGGACAGGTTTCTCCTCCTATGGGAAGCTCGGGAGGGGGCTGAGGACGTCCACGCCCGTTATTCAGTCTTGCTACTCGGTGGCTTCCAGGCTCCTGGACAGTCAACCCCTGACCCCGAtgcacacgataaacacacattctGGAGAGCTGTACGCTCCACCTGCTCAGGGTAATCGTCTTCACGCTCAGGAGATGTGCCTCCCAGACCAGGCCTCTTCACAAATGTTGGGCCTGGACCTGTCCAAGAGGAGCCCACTGGGCCCTTCTGTCCAGCAGGACGAGGTGCATTCTGCAGACTCCAGGCAGACCAGTCCGCCAGCCAGTGCCTCTCTTCTCACCAATGGTGCCTCTTACAAGGAGCAGCCGGCAGTCGCTGTGCAGCCGCTGGAAAGGGACGAGCCAATGATACACGAAAGCGGTGTCTTCAGGAACAACCTGGCCAGTGAGGTTAAAAGCAGGACTGAAAGCCAGGAGGATGTGATGTCAAGGTGGCTGAAGCAGGAGCCACTGCCTCACTTTGTAGAAGAATGTGTAAGGGAGAAAGCAGCCAAAGCTGAGAGACATGAGGGAAAGGCCGAGGTGCCCGGGAAGGGCAGGTACCCAGGCTTGCGCTGCGATGAGGCAGAAGACGAGAAAAGCAGCAGCGAAGATACGAGTAGTGATGAACCTTGTCCCCCAGGAACTATAGACAGGTATCACTGTAGCCACATTAGTTATGAGCCAGAGCACTTTGGGGACAACCTGTACGTGTGCATTCCGTGTGGGAAAGGTTTTCCCAGCTCGGAGCAGCTCAATGCTCATGTTGAGTGCCACACGGAGGAAGATCTCTTTCACAAGGAGGTGGCGGTAGCAGAGCAAAGCACTCCGTTCCTGGACAAATCCAACCAGAGTCTGGGGGACATGATCAGGCCGTACCGGTGCTCGACCTGTGAGAAATCGTACAAAGACCCAGCCACACTCAGGCAACACGAGAAGACCCACTGGCTCACCAGGCCCTATCCGTGCAGCATCTGTGGTAAGAAGTTCACCCAGAGAGGCACCATGACCCGGCACATGCGGAGTCACCTGGGCCTCAAACCGTTTGCGTGTGAAGCGTGCGGAATGCGTTTCACCCGCCAGTACAGACTGACTGAGCACATGAGGATTCACTCCGGGGAGAAACCGTACGAGTGTCAGATCTGTGGCGGAAAATTCGCGCAGCAGCGGAACCTCATCAGCCACATGAAGATGCACACATCCGACTGCAAACCAAAGATAGACTTTGCCGACAATGTTTACCCTTTGGCTAAATTCGCCGCCGAGCATCTGGGAATAAACCAAGAGAAGGCGGCGGAGATTTTAACTCAATCTTCGCACCTGTCCAATGACTCCAAGATTCTGGACTCTTTCTCACCCCCGTAA
- the hic1 gene encoding hypermethylated in cancer 1 protein isoform X2, which translates to MMPMLDTMEMPNHAKQLLLQLNRQRTKGFLCDVIIVVQNALFRAHKNILAASSVYLKSMVVHDNLVNLDPEMVSPGIFRTILDYIYTGRLNEADQSNEQNLGAILAAASYLQLPDLVALCKKKLKRNGTYFHIRTGFSSYGKLGRGLRTSTPVIQSCYSVASRLLDSQPLTPMHTINTHSGELYAPPAQGNRLHAQEMCLPDQASSQMLGLDLSKRSPLGPSVQQDEVHSADSRQTSPPASASLLTNGASYKEQPAVAVQPLERDEPMIHESGVFRNNLASEVKSRTESQEDVMSRWLKQEPLPHFVEECVREKAAKAERHEGKAEVPGKGRYPGLRCDEAEDEKSSSEDTSSDEPCPPGTIDRYHCSHISYEPEHFGDNLYVCIPCGKGFPSSEQLNAHVECHTEEDLFHKEVAVAEQSTPFLDKSNQSLGDMIRPYRCSTCEKSYKDPATLRQHEKTHWLTRPYPCSICGKKFTQRGTMTRHMRSHLGLKPFACEACGMRFTRQYRLTEHMRIHSGEKPYECQICGGKFAQQRNLISHMKMHTSDCKPKIDFADNVYPLAKFAAEHLGINQEKAAEILTQSSHLSNDSKILDSFSPP; encoded by the coding sequence ATGATGCCGATGTTGGATACCATGGAGATGCCCAATCATGCCAAGCAGCTCCTACTGCAGCTCAACAGGCAGCGGACCAAAGGCTTCCTGTGTGATGTGATTATTGTGGTGCAGAACGCTCTCTTCCGAGCCCACAAGAACATCTTGGCCGCCAGCAGCGTCTACTTAAAATCCATGGTAGTTCATGACAACCTGGTGAACCTGGACCCGGAAATGGTCAGTCCTGGGATATTCCGGACTATCCTGGATTATATCTACACGGGAAGGTTGAACGAGGCTGATCAAAGTAACGAACAGAATCTGGGAGCTATTCTGGCGGCGGCCAGTTACCTGCAGTTACCGGATCTTGTGGCTCTTTGTAAGAAAAAGCTCAAACGCAACGGGACCTATTTCCATATCAGGACAGGTTTCTCCTCCTATGGGAAGCTCGGGAGGGGGCTGAGGACGTCCACGCCCGTTATTCAGTCTTGCTACTCGGTGGCTTCCAGGCTCCTGGACAGTCAACCCCTGACCCCGAtgcacacgataaacacacattctGGAGAGCTGTACGCTCCACCTGCTCAGGGTAATCGTCTTCACGCTCAGGAGATGTGCCTCCCAGACCAGGCCTCTTCACAAATGTTGGGCCTGGACCTGTCCAAGAGGAGCCCACTGGGCCCTTCTGTCCAGCAGGACGAGGTGCATTCTGCAGACTCCAGGCAGACCAGTCCGCCAGCCAGTGCCTCTCTTCTCACCAATGGTGCCTCTTACAAGGAGCAGCCGGCAGTCGCTGTGCAGCCGCTGGAAAGGGACGAGCCAATGATACACGAAAGCGGTGTCTTCAGGAACAACCTGGCCAGTGAGGTTAAAAGCAGGACTGAAAGCCAGGAGGATGTGATGTCAAGGTGGCTGAAGCAGGAGCCACTGCCTCACTTTGTAGAAGAATGTGTAAGGGAGAAAGCAGCCAAAGCTGAGAGACATGAGGGAAAGGCCGAGGTGCCCGGGAAGGGCAGGTACCCAGGCTTGCGCTGCGATGAGGCAGAAGACGAGAAAAGCAGCAGCGAAGATACGAGTAGTGATGAACCTTGTCCCCCAGGAACTATAGACAGGTATCACTGTAGCCACATTAGTTATGAGCCAGAGCACTTTGGGGACAACCTGTACGTGTGCATTCCGTGTGGGAAAGGTTTTCCCAGCTCGGAGCAGCTCAATGCTCATGTTGAGTGCCACACGGAGGAAGATCTCTTTCACAAGGAGGTGGCGGTAGCAGAGCAAAGCACTCCGTTCCTGGACAAATCCAACCAGAGTCTGGGGGACATGATCAGGCCGTACCGGTGCTCGACCTGTGAGAAATCGTACAAAGACCCAGCCACACTCAGGCAACACGAGAAGACCCACTGGCTCACCAGGCCCTATCCGTGCAGCATCTGTGGTAAGAAGTTCACCCAGAGAGGCACCATGACCCGGCACATGCGGAGTCACCTGGGCCTCAAACCGTTTGCGTGTGAAGCGTGCGGAATGCGTTTCACCCGCCAGTACAGACTGACTGAGCACATGAGGATTCACTCCGGGGAGAAACCGTACGAGTGTCAGATCTGTGGCGGAAAATTCGCGCAGCAGCGGAACCTCATCAGCCACATGAAGATGCACACATCCGACTGCAAACCAAAGATAGACTTTGCCGACAATGTTTACCCTTTGGCTAAATTCGCCGCCGAGCATCTGGGAATAAACCAAGAGAAGGCGGCGGAGATTTTAACTCAATCTTCGCACCTGTCCAATGACTCCAAGATTCTGGACTCTTTCTCACCCCCGTAA